The Pungitius pungitius chromosome 21, fPunPun2.1, whole genome shotgun sequence genome includes the window TTTATGCTTCACCCATTAATCAATTTTATCAGCATTACAAAAATCCTATaggaacacaaaataaaatgtcttacTTGCAGCtataacattaaaataaataaataataatgaaaaattcTGCTTTACATTGTACAAAGAAAGGGATAGGTTGTTTCAACATATATATCCCATCCTTATTTTACCACGTGCTATTCACACTCCTTAGAGCTGAATATCAATGCAGTGTTTGGTTGTTGTAACTTAGCTCAAACATGTTAAGATTGCTTTGATATCCAACCCAGTAAACTGTGTCAAATATCAgaggttaaaagaaaaatgttctgtatgtgtgattgtgtaaTCATGATGATCATGATTGTATGAATGATGAATGACCTGTATGATTTTTTTGCCAGTGAAAACAACCGAAttggatttatttaattaaaaagtttATTCAATCTGAACTGTGTAGCACAGGAAATTAAAACAgataatttatataaataaagaataaaatccAAGAATGTTTAGCCATGTTTAGCCAATACAGTATTATGATTTACTGTATTAAAGGCTTTAGAAAAGTCTACGAAGATACTAAAAGTAAACACCAGCAGATGTAGATATAACTTTATCAACAAGGTGAATTGAAGCCATATAAATTGACTGATTTTTACGGAAAACCTACTGATGTTTGTAAAGAAATGAATCAGAGTCGACGTCGTACATGATCCTTCTATTCTTGAAAAACAAGGCAAAATAGATTCAAGGAAACTATCTGCGTGTACGGCTTTTAAAACACAGTGGTCACGTAATGGTCAACCGGCCACTGAAGCGTAGGCattcacattgatttaagaaaaaaGGATTCAGAAATCGCCAACCTTTTAAAAGTTGCGACAcggactcttattttgaaaaaccgATGACGCGTGCTAATCTCGTTGCGTTAGTTGAACGCGAGCAACGACACCGTGTCGGATTGGCGGTGGAAAAAGCAGATTGCGACACAGCGGTTCAAAGGGGAGGCTCCGTGCACCGAGCGGAGCGGGAAGTCCACCGAGGCTCAGTTCAGCGGAAGTGGAGCTAGAGCGAAGTTTGTACGCAACAGGTGTCCGCTCCTTTGTGTGCGCTCGTTGTGCGAATCCCGGTCGAACGTGTGTCTGACGTGGTTTCGGGCAGctccggcaaaaaaaaaaaagtttccgtCTGCGAGAGAAGCGACAACATGTCCAACCTCCGACCCAAACTGTGTGTGCTGGAGAAGGGAGCCAGCGGCTACGGGTTCCACCTGCACGGAGAGAAGGGAAAGGCCGGCCAGTTCATCCGGCTTGTGGAGGCGGACACTCCCGCCTCCGAAGCCGGACTCCACGCCGGCGACCGCCTGGCCTTTGTGAACGGGGACAGCGTGGAGGGCGAGAGCCACCAGCAAGTGGTCGCCCGGATACGGGCCACCGCGGGGCCGCTGGAGCTTATCGTCGTCGACGTCGCGACGGCCGAGCTCCTGGAGAAACACGACCTGCGGTGCCGGAAAGAGTTCGTCACCGAGGGGATTCCCTTGCCCGGACGGGACAGCGACTCTGACCGCGTAGACGCGCAGAGCAACGGGACCTCCGGGGAGCCGCCGGCCGCCCCGAGCGAGAACGGGGACGCCGCCTCGGAGAAGTCGGAGAGGCTGAGTGTCGGCTCCAGCACCAAGGTACAGCCACTCACTGCCTCACCCCATCCAAGTTCCTGCCGCCTCAATGGATCGGTCCCTAAACGTGACCGTTCATTGtgtcgtgttgttgttgttgttgtatgttGTATTATACTACTAATCCTAACCTCATGTATGAATCGGAAGTCGTTCCATCGGTCAGCTGTTAGATGTTTTGACCTGGGAATAGGAGCTGGATCCCTACGTGGATGAAATCATGTCCTCTGTCATGTTATCTTTTGAAGCCCAGCACTATTCAATGTCACGATGTTGCTCATCTTCTCACAATCAACTGAGAAATTGGACCAATGAAATGTATTCTCAGGGTCAGTGTTGCAAAACTCCCCCAACAAAGTCCACCTACTTCTGTGTTGCACAATGAGTTTTGTAATCCACAATCAGTTCCTTGGTTTTTAACAGTTTGTATTGGTGATAAACTAACTGGGCAGAAAGTAATTCTTTCGAGACAGGGCCCTTTATAGATAAAGGTCCTCTATAACGTCCTCAATTTGCAGTTTAATTTACATCCCCCAGTACATCCAGAGCGGTTAAATAACAGCTGCCGTGGTGACAGCGTTGCCTCTGACATTTGACAAATGTACATCTTCTCACTATATGTTGACAGAAgtctccctcccccacctgcaCTTCCAGTGATCCACTGAGAGGTGACACAGCCCAGCCTCTCGACTCATTCCTGTTCAACAGAGACTTTGTCAGTCTTTCCGCCTCCCTGTTTCAAATTCCCCGGGCAGGTTCTGCTCGTCGGACCAGAGCGGTTTTCCCCGTGATTCATACCCGACCCCATCATTTTCTACTCCACTATTAGCAGATCGCCTTTGAGAGATGCAAATTGGCATGAGATCAGAAATGGCTCTTTTATTGCACTTGGAGGTTTCATAGCGCTGCAGCATTGTTCCATTTGATTGTTTTAACAATGAGCTTTGTGCATAGCACTCCCCAAAACGCTATAGAAGGTCGGGGGGCTCCGACACTACACCGGGGTTACTGTACTTTGACATGCTTCTCTCCTGCGTCTGTTCCAGAGCAGGCCTTGTGAAACTGGTGTTGTTATGGTCATAAACGTGACACAATTTAGTAGTCCCTCTAACTGCCAGTGCAAAGTCTAGGCCCGGATTCTACATGTGGTGGAACCGCTGTAAGAAATGGCTTGGTTCTGGAGCTTTTTCTCCGTGTTGAGAAGAGCAATTGGGTTTATGTAATAGGATACTAGTTTATCGTTCTATTGGGCTCCCCTCGGTCAAAAGGATTCACGGATGAGGTCTAAAACAACATGAAGGTCAGCGGTGAAGCGGCTCATATAACACGGCTCAGAGTCAAGGATCGGATcatcataaaagaaaaaaggcagccAATATAACTTTAAAGAGATCCCCAGATCACTTTCTCAGCTGCTAATAGTCTTTGATTATAAGAAAATCTTGTCATTAGTACTCTGTAAGATGTAACATGATGTAAATAGGTGATACTTCTCCTTAAAACACTTCTCCTCAAACTGTTTTTATATGTCTCAGCAACATTTTGTGAGATCACATACGAGCACAGAACCGTACAATGTACATTAAAAATACTAATTTTCACTTATCCTGGAGCCTGAACGCCTCATAATGTAACTGAACTGCCGTTAGTTGGCCTGTGACTTTAGACACTAATGGGTCATTTAGATTTTCACAGATATGTGATAAATGCTGATCTCATACTTTAGTAAATATCCAAAGATAAAGATTGTGTCAGTGTTTCACCCAGGCttacaggttttttttggggggggggggggttgtatcgGCACATTGGTTGCGTTGTACGTTAATGATTATTCTATCACTGTTCCTGATTGACGGCTCTCTATCGGTCTGACAGGGCCGTGCACAATGGCCACGCATGTGGTCCGTCGTCACTCTACGATGCTAAACTGGGTGACGTGTTCAGACCAAGTTGGCAGTCAACACCATCCCAAAATCTGAGAAATGTTGGTACCAGCTCACATTTCATCTCCAGTACTACAGGAGATGTGCCAGGGACTCGAGGCTACCAGCGTCCGGTTGTTCCGTTCAGATATGAAACCGACCAAAGCTTCAATGCAAAGACTTCATCCCTGCAGGGACGGTGTCCCCCGGCTCACGGATCCCCTAAATGCCGCCCCTTGTTCCGTGGTTGGAAACCGGAAGTCTGCATCTCTGTCTCATTGTATGCATGCGCCCCGCCGCTCATCCTCCCACCTGCAGTAATGTGAGGATCCCAGGCTGCTGGCTGCCAtgcctgcagcctgcagccacATTCCTCCCTGATGGGCATCTTGGCAGCACCTGACTGATGGTCTTCCACTGGCCTGTGACACCGGGCCTCTTAGTGGGACACACTCGAGTGGGCCGGCCAGTGTTTCCGCCTCACAATAGTCCCTTTCACGTGTTACCTGTGGGTCGGACTCTGTATCGCAGACCAGGGCGCCGCCACCATGCGTCTTCTCACAGTGAGGCAAAGACTTTAATATCAAATCCCACAAGGATTGTTTTTGACAGAAAGCATGGCCTGAATAAGTATGTCATCATATTATGGTAACACCCTGGCCTCCAGCGACTCGTCCTCCACCACACGGAGGGCCTCCTTCGGTCGCCATAGAGACCCCCGGCAGCAGAAAGAGGCTTTGTCCGCCGTGTTTGCATGCGGAGAAAGGCTTGCAGGccgggggaggaaaggagagaggactCTCACGCCTCAACAAGGAGGCCATGCTGACCCTGaaatacctacacacacacacacactcccactttactccagtgtgtgtgtgcaaaggggAGCTGGTCACCAGATTAAACGGCAGTTTGTTCTGTACTCGTCGACGTGAAAATGTCAAAACGGCGTTGACAGAATGAGGTCGATCGTAAACTTAACGCGCGTTTGAAGTGTCGAAGGGAGATTTCATCTAATGAGCttctggatttttttaaatgccatttcACACCCAACTCATTATATGTACTCCAGTTTACCTGTCAGCACTGGCAGCGTGCCGTGACACTTTGAACCCGAGACTCTTATCTCCTTCCTCATATAAACCGAAGAAAGAAGTCCTTCTGTCGCTTTAACCATCAGAGACGGCTGATCACTATCACAGGAGCTTGGTATCCTGTCACTGTGGGACTCTTTTCAGCGTTGACAATTCAGATATTCATATTTGGAGTTTCTTCCTGATAAGAGCTTAAAAAATAGGCATGGACATAATTATTAGCCGATTACTTTACCGATCAAGATAAACCTGTCAGTGTTCCTCTTGAGACGGACGGTTATGTTTTGAGTGAATTATCCCACTCAACATAAGCTTGATCCAGCTTCTCGTAGTGAGGGTTGTTGCTGCGTTGCGTTGTAGTTGTAGTGTACTGAATGTGTTGGTTGGAGGAAACCGTTACTGTCACTGTTCTTCTCAGCGTTCTATATAATACTTGTATCTTCAGCCACGTCATGCTAGTAGAACAGGCTCAGTGCTGGATGCTGGTCTGACCTCCTCTACCAGGAAAGGATAACACCCCCCAGCATCCATCCCATAGTGCTCGTTCTCACTAAGCTCATGGGATGTGTGATATGCCGATAGCAAATGCTTGGTCAAAATGATGGTATAGGATTTGCATCCAAGGTCGTCCTCTGATGGACATGAAGGGACACAAGGGGACGCCCCCAGTCAGTGGCAGGACATCCGCGTCCACTGCTGCAAGCCCATTTAGAGTTACATTACACCTGTACCTGGGTCTTTTTGTTGTCATTAGCATTGATTATGTGCCCTCTAGAAACCTACAATAGTCACTTACTCTTTTTAGAGTCCCAACATTTTGAGACGAGTgtgacatttttaatgaatggaCAGTTCTCATGTTTGAAAATCTCTGGTATCGGAGGCCCTGCCCGCTGGTTCTTTACATGGGCGGCCATCCAAAACCAACTCCATGAAAGCGCTGCTGGCCGCCATCCCACGGAGACCCTCGCTGCCCCACCGCTTCCTCAGTGTCAAAGTCTAAAACAACACGGATACTAAATAGCTCACAGTCCTTTCTAATCCCAGCGATGGAGGAGAAAGCCGTGTAGCTGTTGATTTGACGTTGCAACGTCTTCCACTTGAGGTCAACGGAGGACACGTCTCTGACGCCGAGACGACACAGCTGTGATCCCGCTCGTCCCATCGGACCGGACCGGCCCGGGAAGTTTAAGCTGTCCTGTCTGTACACCTCGAGCTTTGGGCTGGGCCGGCTCTCCTCTAATCAGCATGACTAAACGGACTGAGATGATTGTATTCACAAAGACcagagggaggtgtgtggggAGAAGAAAAGGCCTCGGATAGTTTCAGGGCGTTTTCTGTACGCCTTAAACTTTTTTTACTGCACATGGAGAAAAGTCCAATCATGGCTGGAAGTAAATGGAACCCAAACatgcattgatttatttatttgctgtaTAATACAATTTGAAGTGTCACAAACTTGTAGAAAAAAGTGATCCCACCTAATTGCTTTATTCATTGATTGTTTCCATTTGTCGAGCACGTGCAGTTGGCTGCTCTTTCTGCTCGGGGCAGTTTCACTGGATGTTGTTCACGTCGGTAACTCGtagcttcctgtgtgtgtggcgcGTGGCAGCAGAAGATGTTCTGACAGGATCTGGTGAGAGCAAACAAAAGCGTGTTTTTGTGACAAGCACCACACCAATGTGCCGCCCCGGTTCACAGGGTTTAATACTTTTAAATGACTTATTACTTATTTCTCCCCAGCACCAATGTTTCATCGAGTGTCTGAGGGGCATCTGATTTcttcatgcatgcacacattATGTTTGTCAGTTGTTAGGGCGGAACCGATGAGGAAACCACTTCCTGTCCTAGTAGCGAGTTGCTCTGTTGCAGATGACTCATTGCTTGGATTTTGTCTCAGCCACTTTATAACCAGAATCCTAAATGTAGCAGGGAGTTCTGTGTGGTTCATTAAGATGTAAAGTACCAACTTCATCTAGGGATGTACAGCATGTCTCTGCAGATGTCATGACCAGATTAGTTTACTACACAGGCATCTACACTGTGTACCTATAGCAGCTTGGCAGTGCTAACGCTAGCCAGTGGTGCCGTATGCTGTCAATGTTCGCTCTCgtatagggctgcaactaacaattattttaataattgattaatctggcaatttattttgataaattgaATCTGATTGTTTTATAAAGCATAAAAAAGAGCACTTGAAGGAGACTTGAACTGTCAGAACAACAAATCTTCAGtagatgggggaaaaaaacccaacttaTTTGttccatttgcctttttttgacTCTTGTCTCAAGCGTCACCCAAGTGTACTGAAACCTCTCCGACGTATTGAGCCGCGTAATAATCGCACAACTCTTTTATTAATTATCACATTTTATGGATTCATTGTGGGATGTTGTGTAGCTGGCTGCTACACTCTGATTGGTCAGTCAGTGTAAGAGGGGCGGGACTTGGCTAAAGCACGGTCAGTGAGGTGCCTCGCTCTAGCTGTGGATGGTGCTAAGCAGCAGTGTGGAGCTCTACAGAAATGGTTCCAATCCGTCCTCACCATCCACACCTTTTGGAAACGGCTTTGAGATGTAGCCGTGTCTCCCTGTGGAATGGTGTCCAGGGATCGCCATAAAGGTTTCTAATGGCCCACCGCTTAGTGGTTCAAAGTCCTCATCATGTGACACCTGGTCTGATGTTTAACTACAGCGAGGAGCTGTAAAAGCATTAACCTCTGAGATCCGACCAGCTTAGGGGATGTTTGCAGCGCCTCTCGTGCCGTAAACCCTGCATTCCCAGCCCGGCTATTTGTAGCACATCCTGAGCCAGATGTTTACTTCTATGTTGGCACATGATCGGGCCCTCAGCCAGATCCCTCACACTGATGTTTCCTTTCTCTGGTCCCGTTTGAGTGGAATCTCCACCACGCTGCCGGGGCTCTGTGgttgacctttaaccttttgTGCAGAATGTCTAATGATGCAGATGTTGCTGTTGATATAACTCTCCGTGGTACTCAAGCTAGCTGTAGTTATTCATCAGCCTCTTGGTCCAGGAAAAAGTTATGTTTAAAGCTTGGTGTTAGTTTTCTTATTGTCAACAAAGGCTGTGAATAAAGCTACCAACAATATTCTTCTTTAAGTGCTCCAAAGATGCACGTTTTGTTTAGAAAGCTGTTTTGCTGACAATGTGGTTTTCCTGTGCATGTTATGAAACTCGAATACTCCGTGTCACCACCGTATTGaatgtgggtggggggtggggggggggcggtgcgtgcgtgcgtctgtCTACTGCTTCAGGCCCTTTCTGTGCAGACAGGCATGAAGACGTCACAGTTTGAGCCAAACAAGTCCGAGGCTGGCGTTAGGAAGCAGGAGGCGCAGGTTACATGTCAGACATAACGTTTGGTGTTACTGAGCCCGTCAATCACCTTGATCACACTGTGATTCAAAGCGTTTCATAGATGGAGAGAACATGTTGTGCTAATTGGCTCAGACTGGTGAGGAGAGGAGTCCTTGATTCCATGAGCAAACTCAGAGAGTTCAGTGTAAACGTAGCAAAAGGTATGCGTTTTCAAATGCAACTATGGCCATGCCCGCacggggggtcagaggtcaccaatAGCACGTTCACTGTGCTACAAGATGCCTATGAGGCGTCGGGGCTCGGTGAGGATCCCTTTCTGTGTAGCGGGAGTAGTGTTGGCTTTAGGCTTCGTTGGTCATTAAAAGTGACCTGTGTGAGGAGAACTCCCCCCAAGACTCCTTATCCTGCAAGAACCATTAATCCCACTCAAAACGTCTCTGATGGTAACAGTCACGGCCATTTGAAGGGTTGAATTAAAAGTCCGTTTTTTTTAGTTGGGCGGAAACTGTGTGAACTTTGTCAAATGCTGCGTGGACCGAATTCTTTATCTGTGCCTTGTTGTAAACGTTGCGTACCACCGCAGAGGACGTGGCTGCTCAGAGGAGTGCAGCACACGCAGTAATGATGCCTTGTACAGCTGCACCCATAGTTATTGTTATCTTGAGCATGAATCATTTACAGTGGAATTCTAGGGTTTTCATTCAATGACTGAATAATGAGTTAACAACAATATGATCGTTTGTCGTCCAGAGAAGAAATCCATGAACTCCCTTTCCTCAGGTGTTGATTTAAAGCAGCATTACGTAATGCACAGCTGACTCTACAGAAGGTGTTCATTTTACTGTGAAATGTAATGCCTTAATTATCATTAAACTACTATGACCTTATTCTAAATGCACATTTGTGTCTAAAGGTCTGACCATATAGGAGCTCATACCGGCCAGTGGTGTgtgaatgtattcattaatgtgCCACATGCTCACATGTAGGAAGACACCATGTGTCAGCAAAAAGAAACTCCTGAGAGCCCTTATTCCATTATATCTCCACCTCAAGTGTgactaataaatacatgaaacatttccacgCTTCCACATGTTCCAGTGTGGGTGGAGATCTAAAGGTATTGCATGTAGTAAATGCTCGTGATTACTTGACACTTTGCACCTCACCTGTCCCCTCGGCCTTATCGTAGCCAGCAGCCctaataaatgcattaatgcatCCAAAGGTCCGCCATAGATCACACTGACTCAATCagaggggggcggcggggggggggggggggggggggggctctgcatgGAATCATTAACAGAGGACTGTGGCTTTCACCGGACCAGGAGGGGAACCTTGTGGTTCCCGGTTGGGTCCGTGTCGACAGTTGAGTTCTGTGGCTGTATTTCCTCACGTGAAATGTTTGGAATGACcaaaagagacagaaatgaTGTATTATGGCTTTCCAaattctgccccccctccccccaggcaCGACCATATTTAAAGTGTTCAGTTATATTTAGCGCAGAGCTGTGACACCAACTAATTCTCCTGATTGTTGACGATTGTTACTAAAACATGACCACGCCTTATTCGTGCACCTGAACGCTACGTAACAAGAAGCCCTTCAGCAGTCCTTTTCCAATGAAGCCATGCATCAGTGCTgtaaggtcaaaggttaaaccATCTCACATGAGCTAACACTGAAGCAGGCAAACAGAAGGTATTAGCAGAGACCTGCTGCTGATTCACTCAGTCACCTGACGGGCCATGTTCATGACCTcatcgaggtgttgtgctttTAGGTCTGACTCATTACCATCTGTCAGTTCCAAGTAGAATTCATACGcacggggagaggaggggggggatgggcGTCGCTTAGAGTCAACCTGAAAGGATTGAGttgaagtaaaacaaataaaagattaAATCTAAGAttaattgcattaaaaaaagggaaatgtctGTGGGCACTAAGTAGCATGATTTAGGTCCTTCTTTGAAGTGATCATCGGCCCCCTGCTGGTGCTGTTTGTCGTCTCCATATCAAAACCTTTAAGCAGAGAATGTCAACATGAACATGTAAAAACTAGAAAAAGGGTGCTCTACTAAGCTCTAATTTTCCCGAATGATTTTCATAATCAATCTTGACATCATTCCAgttaatttatatataaatgttatatacaaCAATGCGTGTATTATAACAATGCGTTTCCATGACTGCAACGGTGTGAAAATGTGAGATGTATTATATATAAGTTTATTGCCCCTTTTTTATTATGTAATATTAATGCAGATTGAAAGGAAAGACAGAGGCTCAGACATGCAGTGGTTCATGACCTGTTCACCGGGACATGTTGGGACACTGTGTCCTGTTGTAGGAAGGCTGCAATGTGTCCCTGTACATTACTGGAGGGGCCCGATGAAGCCTCTCTGTGACCCTTGTGCTCTCCCCTGGCGCCGTGCAGGAGGAGCGAGACGGGCCGCGGCCACGGCTCTGCCACATGAAGAAGGGAGCCGGCGGCTACGGCTTCAACCTGCACAGCGAGAAGACCAAGCCGGGCCAGTTCATCCGAGCCGTGGACCCAGACTCTCCGGCACAGAGAGCGGGCGTGAGGCCGCGGGACAAGCTGGTCCAGGTACGCCCCCGCTCACATGCTTACTCGCACACCTACACCCCCCTTTGCTCAATACTAGGCTGGGAATATTCACAGTTGGAAACTTTCTAAGAGAATATATGGGAATTATTGGGGTGATTTAAGTGTATTTCTGCTCATATATGACAAAACAACGGAGTGACTAGCTGCGCTGGCCTCTCGCATTCTTGTTCTCGACTACATTTAAGTTCCCTGAAAAATGCTTTCAACAAATACCTTCCGCCCCTTTGCAGCCCCACTGGatagtgtttgtgtgcatgagcTGTAATCCTATTACATCCCTA containing:
- the nherf1a gene encoding Na(+)/H(+) exchange regulatory cofactor NHE-RF1a, with amino-acid sequence MSNLRPKLCVLEKGASGYGFHLHGEKGKAGQFIRLVEADTPASEAGLHAGDRLAFVNGDSVEGESHQQVVARIRATAGPLELIVVDVATAELLEKHDLRCRKEFVTEGIPLPGRDSDSDRVDAQSNGTSGEPPAAPSENGDAASEKSERLSVGSSTKEERDGPRPRLCHMKKGAGGYGFNLHSEKTKPGQFIRAVDPDSPAQRAGVRPRDKLVQVNNMSVIGMPHSEVVAAIKAGGDETTLLLVDAEAEDFFNRCNVEPTVAHVTGPLPEPASERASEEKPRKEAAAERRAKVSLSSSASSASSNASLPAASRELPAASREPPPATKGAAGDGLSLPASLAEAKERARQKRAAKKAPSMDWSKRNELFGNL